A part of Pararoseomonas sp. SCSIO 73927 genomic DNA contains:
- a CDS encoding universal stress protein, with product MPQDRVFLVVVDDSPERAVALRYACLRVRKSGGRVALLRVTEPPELQEWAGVGALMQEERRQEAEQLLSALAAQVQEITGGLPLLLIREGDAVEEVLAVLAEDPRISILVLATATEGGPGPLVTALAGRQAGQLRCPMTIVPGGLADAELDRVT from the coding sequence ATGCCGCAGGACCGCGTCTTCCTCGTCGTGGTGGACGACAGCCCGGAGCGGGCGGTGGCGCTGCGCTACGCCTGCCTGCGCGTGCGCAAGTCCGGCGGGCGCGTGGCGCTGCTGCGCGTGACGGAGCCGCCGGAGCTGCAGGAATGGGCGGGGGTGGGCGCGCTGATGCAGGAGGAGCGGCGGCAGGAGGCCGAGCAGCTCCTCTCCGCGCTCGCCGCCCAGGTGCAGGAGATCACGGGCGGGCTGCCCCTGCTGCTGATCCGCGAGGGCGACGCGGTGGAGGAGGTGCTGGCCGTGCTGGCGGAGGACCCCCGCATCTCCATCCTCGTGCTGGCCACCGCGACGGAGGGCGGGCCGGGGCCGCTGGTGACGGCGCTTGCGGGCCGGCAGGCCGGCCAGCTGCGCTGCCCGATGACGATCGTGCCGGGCGGGCTGGCCGATGCGGAGCTGGACCGGGTCACCTAA
- a CDS encoding MFS transporter: MNRREFAWALYDWANSAFPTVVTTFVIATWFAQAVAGDPVAGQAQWGWMQTGAGIAIALLSPVLGAVADAGGRRRLMLAICTLATAALTAALWFAHPAPAWAGYVLLCVGLATVTFEVGTVFYNSMLPDVAAPSRMGRLSGLAWGMGYAGGLACLLVCLFGLIRPDPAPFGLDRAAGEPIRATALLVGAWILAFGWPVLVAMPDPRGPRPGLGAAARAGLREIAAVLRALPARPNMLRFLLARLFYTDGLNTLFAFGAIFAAGVHGMSFQDVLLFGIAMNVSAGLGAALSGLVEDRVGSKRMVLASLCCLVILGTAIVLAEGVTLFWGLSLLLGLFFGPAQAASRTLMARLAPPEEMAAHFGLFALSGRITGFLGPAVLAAVTQASGSQRAGIATTAAFMAIGAVLLAGVRENGAARS, from the coding sequence TTGAACCGCCGCGAATTCGCCTGGGCCCTCTACGACTGGGCGAACAGCGCCTTCCCCACCGTGGTCACCACCTTCGTCATCGCCACCTGGTTCGCGCAAGCGGTGGCGGGGGACCCGGTGGCGGGGCAGGCGCAGTGGGGGTGGATGCAGACCGGCGCCGGCATCGCCATCGCCCTCCTCTCCCCCGTGCTCGGCGCCGTGGCCGATGCGGGCGGGCGGCGGCGGCTGATGCTGGCGATCTGCACCCTCGCCACCGCGGCGCTGACCGCCGCCCTCTGGTTCGCCCACCCCGCCCCCGCCTGGGCGGGCTACGTGCTGCTCTGCGTCGGGCTGGCGACGGTGACCTTCGAGGTCGGCACGGTGTTCTACAACTCCATGCTCCCCGACGTGGCCGCGCCGTCCCGCATGGGCCGCCTCTCCGGCCTCGCCTGGGGGATGGGCTACGCGGGCGGGCTGGCCTGCCTTCTCGTCTGCCTCTTCGGCCTCATCCGCCCGGACCCCGCCCCCTTCGGCCTGGACCGCGCGGCCGGCGAGCCGATCCGCGCCACCGCCCTCCTCGTCGGCGCCTGGATCCTCGCCTTCGGCTGGCCCGTCCTGGTGGCCATGCCCGACCCGCGCGGCCCCCGCCCGGGCCTGGGCGCCGCCGCCCGCGCCGGCCTGCGGGAGATCGCGGCCGTGCTGCGCGCCCTGCCCGCCCGCCCGAACATGCTGCGCTTCCTCCTCGCCCGGCTGTTCTACACGGACGGGCTGAACACCCTCTTCGCCTTCGGTGCCATCTTCGCCGCCGGCGTCCACGGCATGTCCTTCCAGGACGTGCTGCTCTTCGGGATCGCCATGAACGTCTCCGCCGGGCTCGGCGCCGCCCTGTCCGGGCTGGTGGAGGATCGCGTCGGCTCCAAGCGCATGGTGCTCGCCTCCCTGTGCTGCCTCGTCATCCTCGGCACGGCGATCGTGCTGGCGGAGGGCGTGACCCTGTTCTGGGGCCTCTCCCTCCTCCTCGGCCTTTTCTTCGGCCCGGCCCAGGCCGCCTCCCGCACCCTCATGGCCCGCCTCGCCCCGCCGGAGGAGATGGCGGCCCATTTCGGCCTCTTCGCCCTCTCCGGCCGCATCACCGGCTTCCTCGGCCCCGCCGTGCTGGCCGCCGTGACGCAGGCCAGCGGCAGCCAGCGCGCGGGGATCGCGACGACGGCCGCTTTCATGGCGATCGGCGCGGTGCTGCTGGCGGGCGTGCGGGAGAACGGCGCGGCGCGGTCCTGA
- the hisF gene encoding imidazole glycerol phosphate synthase subunit HisF: MLALRVIPCLDVKDGRVVKGVNFVSLRDAGDPVEQARAYDREGADEVTFLDIGATHENRGTMLDVVSRTAAEVFIPLTVGGGVRSVEDMRALLLAGADKVSVNSAALADPDLVRRGAEAFGSQAIVVAVDARRVAPGRWEIFTHGGRRETGVDAVDWARRVESLGAGEILLTSMDRDGTGEGFDLELLRAVRAAVRLPLVASGGVGRLDHFVAGAAAGATGLLAASVFHYGQFRIAEAKAALAEAGWPIRPVPEAREAA; encoded by the coding sequence ATGCTAGCGCTCCGCGTCATTCCCTGCCTGGACGTGAAGGACGGGCGCGTCGTGAAGGGCGTGAACTTCGTCTCCCTGCGCGACGCCGGCGATCCGGTGGAGCAGGCCCGCGCCTACGACCGGGAAGGGGCGGACGAGGTCACCTTCCTCGACATCGGCGCCACCCACGAGAATCGCGGGACCATGCTGGATGTTGTTTCGCGCACGGCGGCGGAGGTGTTCATTCCCCTGACCGTCGGCGGCGGGGTCCGCAGCGTGGAGGACATGCGCGCGCTTCTTCTGGCCGGTGCCGACAAGGTCTCCGTCAACTCCGCCGCCCTGGCCGATCCGGACCTCGTCCGGCGCGGGGCGGAGGCCTTCGGCAGCCAGGCGATCGTGGTGGCGGTGGACGCCCGCCGCGTGGCGCCGGGCCGGTGGGAGATCTTCACCCATGGCGGGCGCCGGGAGACGGGGGTGGACGCGGTGGACTGGGCTCGGCGGGTGGAAAGCCTCGGCGCCGGAGAGATCCTGCTGACCTCCATGGATCGGGACGGCACGGGCGAGGGCTTCGACCTGGAGCTGCTGCGGGCCGTGCGCGCCGCCGTGCGCCTGCCCCTCGTCGCCTCGGGCGGTGTCGGCCGGCTGGACCATTTCGTGGCGGGCGCGGCGGCCGGTGCGACGGGGCTGCTCGCCGCCAGCGTGTTCCACTACGGGCAGTTCCGGATCGCGGAGGCGAAGGCGGCGCTGGCGGAAGCCGGCTGGCCCATCCGCCCTGTGCCCGAGGCGAGGGAGGCGGCCTGA
- a CDS encoding NifU family protein, translating into MFIETEATPNPATLKFLPGQDVMGPRGTADFTGPEAAARSPLAARLFELDGVARIFLGADFVTVTKTNEADWADLRPQVLGAVMEHFMAGRPVMAGDEAEEMAEDTDPADAEVVAQIKELLDTRVRPAVAGDGGDIVFRGFRDGIVRLHMQGACSGCPSSRATLKHGVENMLRHYVPEVVAVEQVEA; encoded by the coding sequence ATGTTCATCGAGACCGAGGCGACCCCGAACCCCGCCACCCTGAAGTTCCTCCCCGGCCAGGACGTGATGGGGCCGCGCGGCACCGCCGACTTCACCGGCCCCGAGGCCGCCGCCCGCTCCCCCCTCGCCGCCCGGCTCTTCGAGCTGGACGGGGTCGCGCGGATCTTCCTCGGCGCGGATTTCGTCACCGTCACCAAGACCAACGAGGCGGACTGGGCGGACCTGCGCCCGCAGGTGCTCGGCGCCGTGATGGAGCATTTCATGGCCGGCCGCCCGGTGATGGCGGGCGACGAGGCCGAGGAGATGGCGGAGGACACCGACCCCGCCGATGCCGAGGTGGTGGCCCAGATCAAGGAGCTGCTGGACACCCGCGTGCGCCCGGCCGTGGCCGGCGACGGCGGCGACATCGTGTTCCGCGGCTTCCGGGACGGCATCGTGCGGCTGCACATGCAGGGCGCCTGCTCCGGCTGCCCCTCCTCCCGCGCCACGCTGAAGCACGGGGTGGAGAACATGCTGCGCCACTACGTGCCGGAAGTGGTTGCCGTGGAGCAGGTCGAGGCCTGA
- a CDS encoding TIGR02186 family protein, protein MRGAASAALLALLLLTAPARAQREGQPAPPPQARPELAGPALAAEIAQPRIAVDTAFTGADLLVFGATDRLLGPAGDNVVVLGLGAPRDVVVRRRVRRVGIWVNGPSARFREVPSYYALAASAPVAGLLDEPARRERRLGLEVMTARLPGPRDPAFRQALIDLKHASGAWNEEASPVEVSGGRLFHARLPLPSTIATGDYVVQVMLVRANRIIARQELSFRVDRVGATARIADFSRGQPLLYGLACVVLAALAGWLGSVVFRRG, encoded by the coding sequence GTGAGAGGAGCGGCGTCGGCGGCGCTGCTGGCCCTTCTCCTCCTAACCGCGCCGGCGCGCGCCCAGCGCGAGGGCCAGCCCGCCCCGCCGCCCCAGGCGAGGCCAGAGCTAGCGGGCCCGGCGCTGGCGGCCGAGATCGCCCAGCCCCGCATCGCTGTGGACACCGCCTTCACGGGCGCCGACCTGCTGGTCTTCGGCGCTACGGACCGGCTGCTGGGGCCGGCGGGGGACAACGTGGTGGTGCTCGGCCTCGGCGCCCCGCGGGACGTGGTGGTGCGGCGGCGGGTCCGGCGCGTGGGAATCTGGGTCAACGGCCCCTCCGCCCGTTTCCGCGAGGTGCCGAGCTACTACGCCCTGGCCGCCAGCGCCCCGGTGGCCGGGCTGCTGGACGAGCCGGCGCGGCGGGAGCGGCGGCTGGGGCTGGAGGTGATGACCGCCCGCCTGCCCGGCCCGCGGGACCCGGCCTTCCGACAGGCGCTGATCGATCTCAAGCACGCCTCCGGCGCGTGGAACGAGGAGGCGAGCCCGGTGGAGGTCTCCGGCGGCCGGCTCTTCCACGCGCGCCTCCCCCTGCCCTCCACCATCGCCACGGGGGATTATGTGGTGCAGGTGATGCTGGTCCGGGCCAACCGGATCATCGCGCGGCAGGAGCTCTCCTTCCGGGTGGACCGGGTGGGGGCCACGGCGCGGATCGCCGACTTCTCCCGCGGGCAGCCCCTGCTCTACGGCCTGGCCTGCGTCGTCCTGGCCGCCTTGGCCGGGTGGCTGGGGAGTGTGGTATTCCGCCGGGGCTAG
- a CDS encoding NAD-glutamate dehydrogenase domain-containing protein: MPDDLTPAPAGAEGMRSALLAEGEAALARLAPALPPSAGALLRGLGAALPLEELAGMAPEALAGWAASLFGVAAARRPGEVSLRLTPPAGGMGAGAVAEIATEDMPFLVDSALAAITLSGRSVRRLLHPILSVRRGADGGVVSIGPAVPGEPNESVMRIEIAPHGSGRGAPADWPAVEAALRGALAEVRQAVGDFGPMLERLRAAEGEVAGAPEGEEAAAFLRWLAEDNFVLLGHRLLRISADGGAISPEEGLGLLRDPTVVPFDALRNLSAVPVAVRHSLTEAAALTVAKGNLRMRVHRPSHADVVATRILAPDGSVAGIRLFMGLFAATAYNRNPRGIPWLKSKVARILAASGAAPESHDARAFQSILDTWPRDELFQASEAEILAGARRALDLTIRPRPALVVRRDSFGRYVSAIAWFPREVFDTRLRERVARLLAAAFGGRLSAFYIAISDTPLARVHYVIGTDPGAPVEVDVAALEAAVAQASRGFPEALAGALTEASGEAEGARLAARWAEAFPAAYTEAMTPAQAVADLRLAEAALAAGRPVADVSHIPGEGPRRLMLRLANPGGPLPLADALPLFESLDLRAIEEQPWRLSPAGGAPVVLHLFALEAGTEAPEDRFDELLGALSALLEHRAEADGFNRLVLRAGLEWREAWLIRALFRWCKQVGFAFPQPAVEAALAANPGAARLLISLFQARFDPDGASQEAESQARAGWTALMEGVADPDADRILSRLRTALDAVVRTNYFQGKDYLSLKIESARAGEMPDPRPWREIFVSAMHMEGCHLRAGPVARGGIRWSDRREDFRTEILGLMKAQRLKNVIIVPTGAKGGFILKGTVPPPSEREAFMAAGVAAYKTLIRAMLDVTDNLGADGGIIPPDRVVRLDGDDPYIVAAADKGTATFSDIANALSIEYGFWLGDAYASGGSAGYDHKEMGITARGAWVMVARHFAEMGRDIQAEPFTCVGVGDMSGDVFGNGLLISRKTRLLAAFDHRHIFLDPDPDMEASFNERERLFGLPRSSWEDYDKALISAGGGVFPRNAKTIPLSHQARALLGIEAERAEPAAVMRAILKAEVDLLYFGGIGTYVKAATESQAEAGDRANDALRVDGREIRAKVIGEGANLAVTQAGRIEAARLGNNGAGVAIDTDALDNSAGVSTSDHEVNIKILLAAAERNGALTRPQRDALLESMTDEVAALVLADNAAQFAALTLEGAAGTEALPAQAALMTRLEAEGLLDRAVLGLPTAAQMAERIGSGDALTRPEIAALLPVAKLWLTDAVEDGTLADDPAFLPLLRSYFPQALQERFPELIEGHQLRRNLVATLLANAAANRLGPAGLSRLAEGDPAAVARAAWLADRLFGIGAAADALDLVAPEARRTALPALRRLHEEAARALLDDTAPLAEAEARLRPGIAALIEAVPVPEGSGLPEAAARLVAGAGSLSAAIGVVRLAEAAGVAPSDAAGAWDAAGRDFGLEALRAAARAAPAPGAFGPRARAALLEDLGALQMRLARATLSGAAPKPPEAVLRMVREAAGSGELAAVSVALRTLSTATHAGAARTGTTEAA; this comes from the coding sequence ATGCCGGACGACCTGACGCCTGCCCCTGCCGGGGCGGAGGGGATGCGGAGCGCGCTGCTGGCCGAGGGCGAGGCGGCGCTGGCGCGGCTGGCGCCGGCGCTTCCGCCCTCCGCCGGGGCGCTGCTGCGCGGCCTGGGCGCCGCCCTGCCACTGGAGGAGCTGGCGGGGATGGCGCCGGAGGCGCTGGCGGGCTGGGCGGCCTCGCTCTTCGGCGTGGCGGCGGCGCGGCGGCCGGGGGAGGTGTCGCTGCGGCTGACCCCGCCGGCGGGCGGCATGGGCGCGGGGGCGGTGGCGGAGATCGCGACCGAGGACATGCCCTTCCTCGTGGACAGCGCGCTGGCGGCGATCACCCTGTCGGGCCGCAGTGTGCGGCGGCTGCTGCACCCCATCCTGTCGGTGCGGCGCGGGGCGGATGGCGGGGTGGTCTCGATCGGGCCGGCGGTGCCGGGAGAGCCGAACGAGAGCGTGATGCGGATCGAGATCGCGCCGCACGGCAGCGGGCGCGGCGCGCCGGCGGACTGGCCGGCGGTGGAGGCGGCGCTGCGCGGGGCCCTGGCCGAGGTGCGGCAGGCCGTGGGCGATTTCGGCCCGATGCTGGAGCGGCTGCGGGCCGCGGAAGGGGAAGTGGCCGGGGCGCCGGAGGGGGAGGAGGCGGCCGCCTTCCTGCGCTGGCTGGCGGAGGACAACTTCGTCCTGCTCGGGCACCGGCTGCTGCGGATCTCGGCCGATGGCGGCGCCATCTCGCCCGAGGAAGGGCTGGGGCTGCTGCGCGATCCGACCGTGGTTCCCTTCGACGCGCTCCGGAACCTGTCCGCGGTGCCGGTGGCGGTGCGCCACTCCCTCACCGAGGCGGCGGCGCTGACGGTGGCCAAGGGCAACCTGCGCATGCGCGTGCACCGGCCCAGCCACGCGGACGTGGTGGCCACGCGGATCCTGGCGCCGGACGGAAGCGTGGCGGGGATCCGGCTCTTCATGGGGCTCTTCGCGGCCACGGCCTACAACCGCAACCCGCGCGGCATTCCCTGGCTGAAGTCGAAGGTGGCGCGCATCCTCGCGGCATCGGGCGCGGCGCCGGAGAGCCACGACGCGCGGGCCTTCCAGTCCATCCTCGACACCTGGCCGCGCGACGAGCTGTTCCAGGCGAGCGAGGCGGAGATCCTGGCGGGCGCGCGGCGGGCGCTGGACCTGACCATCCGCCCGCGGCCGGCGCTGGTGGTGCGGCGGGACAGCTTCGGCCGCTACGTCTCCGCCATCGCCTGGTTCCCGCGCGAGGTCTTCGACACGCGGCTGCGGGAGAGGGTGGCGCGGCTGCTGGCAGCGGCTTTCGGCGGGCGGCTCTCCGCCTTCTACATCGCCATCTCCGACACGCCGCTGGCGCGGGTGCACTACGTGATCGGCACCGATCCCGGCGCGCCGGTGGAGGTGGACGTGGCCGCGCTGGAAGCGGCGGTGGCGCAGGCCTCGCGCGGCTTCCCGGAGGCGCTGGCGGGCGCGCTGACCGAGGCCTCCGGCGAGGCAGAGGGCGCGCGGCTGGCGGCGCGCTGGGCGGAGGCCTTCCCCGCCGCCTACACGGAGGCGATGACGCCCGCGCAGGCGGTGGCGGATTTGCGGCTGGCCGAGGCGGCGCTGGCGGCAGGACGGCCGGTGGCGGACGTTTCCCACATCCCAGGCGAGGGGCCGCGCCGGCTGATGCTGCGGCTGGCGAATCCGGGCGGGCCGCTGCCGCTGGCCGATGCCCTGCCGCTGTTCGAGAGCCTGGACCTGCGCGCGATCGAGGAGCAGCCCTGGCGGCTCTCTCCCGCGGGCGGCGCGCCGGTGGTGCTGCACCTTTTCGCGCTGGAGGCGGGGACCGAGGCGCCGGAGGACCGATTCGACGAGCTTCTGGGCGCCCTCTCCGCCCTGCTGGAGCACCGGGCGGAGGCGGACGGGTTCAACCGGCTGGTGCTGCGCGCCGGGCTGGAGTGGCGGGAGGCCTGGCTCATCCGCGCCCTGTTCCGCTGGTGCAAGCAGGTGGGCTTCGCCTTCCCTCAGCCGGCGGTGGAGGCGGCGCTGGCCGCGAACCCGGGGGCGGCGCGGCTGCTGATCTCGCTGTTCCAGGCCCGCTTCGACCCGGACGGGGCGAGCCAGGAGGCGGAGTCCCAGGCCCGGGCCGGGTGGACGGCGCTGATGGAGGGGGTGGCGGACCCGGATGCGGACCGCATTCTCTCGCGTCTCCGCACCGCGCTGGATGCGGTGGTCCGCACCAACTACTTCCAGGGCAAGGACTACCTCTCCCTCAAGATCGAGAGCGCGCGGGCGGGCGAGATGCCCGATCCCCGGCCCTGGCGGGAGATCTTCGTCTCCGCCATGCACATGGAGGGCTGCCATCTGCGCGCCGGGCCGGTGGCGCGCGGCGGTATCCGCTGGTCCGACCGGCGGGAGGATTTCCGCACGGAGATCCTCGGCCTGATGAAGGCGCAGCGGCTGAAGAACGTGATCATCGTGCCCACCGGCGCGAAGGGCGGCTTCATCCTGAAGGGCACGGTGCCGCCGCCGAGCGAGCGCGAGGCCTTCATGGCCGCGGGCGTCGCCGCCTACAAAACCCTGATCCGCGCCATGCTCGACGTGACGGACAACCTCGGCGCCGATGGCGGCATCATCCCGCCGGACCGCGTGGTGCGGCTGGACGGGGACGATCCCTACATCGTGGCGGCGGCGGATAAGGGCACGGCCACCTTCTCCGACATCGCGAACGCGCTCTCCATCGAGTACGGCTTCTGGCTCGGCGACGCCTACGCCTCCGGCGGCTCGGCGGGCTACGACCACAAGGAGATGGGCATCACCGCCCGCGGCGCCTGGGTAATGGTGGCCCGCCACTTCGCGGAGATGGGGCGCGACATCCAGGCGGAACCCTTCACCTGCGTCGGCGTGGGCGACATGTCCGGCGACGTGTTCGGGAACGGGCTGCTGATCTCGCGGAAGACGCGGTTGCTGGCGGCCTTCGACCACCGCCACATCTTCCTCGACCCCGATCCGGACATGGAGGCCTCCTTCAACGAGCGGGAGCGGCTGTTCGGGCTGCCGCGCTCCTCCTGGGAGGACTACGACAAGGCCCTGATCAGCGCGGGCGGCGGGGTCTTCCCGCGCAACGCGAAGACCATCCCGCTCTCGCACCAGGCGCGGGCGCTGCTGGGGATCGAGGCGGAGCGCGCGGAGCCTGCGGCCGTGATGCGCGCCATCCTGAAGGCGGAGGTGGACCTGCTCTACTTCGGCGGCATCGGCACCTACGTGAAGGCGGCCACCGAGAGCCAGGCGGAGGCGGGCGACCGCGCCAACGACGCGCTGCGCGTGGACGGGCGGGAGATCCGGGCGAAGGTGATCGGGGAGGGCGCGAACCTCGCCGTGACCCAGGCCGGGCGGATCGAGGCGGCGCGCCTTGGCAACAACGGGGCGGGCGTGGCGATCGACACGGACGCGCTGGACAACTCCGCGGGCGTTTCCACCTCCGACCATGAGGTGAACATCAAGATCCTGCTGGCCGCCGCCGAGCGCAACGGCGCGCTGACCCGGCCGCAGCGGGACGCGCTGCTGGAATCCATGACGGACGAGGTGGCCGCGCTGGTGCTGGCGGACAACGCCGCGCAGTTCGCCGCCCTGACCCTGGAAGGGGCGGCGGGGACGGAGGCGCTGCCGGCGCAGGCGGCGCTGATGACCCGGCTGGAGGCGGAAGGGCTGCTGGACCGCGCCGTGCTCGGCCTGCCGACGGCAGCGCAGATGGCGGAGCGGATCGGCTCCGGCGACGCGCTGACGCGGCCGGAGATCGCGGCGCTGCTGCCGGTGGCGAAACTCTGGCTGACGGACGCGGTCGAGGACGGGACGCTCGCCGACGACCCGGCCTTCCTGCCCCTGCTGCGGAGCTACTTCCCGCAGGCCCTGCAGGAGCGCTTCCCGGAGCTGATCGAAGGGCACCAGCTCAGGCGGAATCTCGTCGCCACCTTGCTGGCGAACGCGGCGGCGAACCGCCTGGGCCCGGCCGGCCTCTCCCGCCTGGCGGAGGGCGACCCGGCGGCGGTGGCGCGGGCGGCCTGGCTGGCGGACCGCCTCTTCGGGATCGGCGCGGCGGCGGATGCGCTGGACCTCGTCGCCCCCGAGGCGCGGCGCACGGCCCTGCCGGCGCTCCGCCGCCTGCACGAGGAGGCCGCGCGCGCCCTGCTGGACGACACCGCCCCGCTGGCCGAGGCCGAGGCGCGGCTGCGGCCGGGCATCGCCGCGCTGATCGAGGCCGTGCCCGTGCCGGAGGGGAGCGGCCTTCCGGAGGCGGCGGCGCGGCTGGTGGCGGGGGCGGGCTCGCTCTCGGCCGCCATCGGCGTCGTGCGGCTGGCCGAGGCGGCGGGCGTCGCCCCCTCCGACGCGGCCGGCGCGTGGGACGCCGCGGGGCGCGACTTCGGGCTGGAGGCCCTGCGCGCCGCCGCCCGCGCGGCCCCGGCCCCCGGCGCCTTCGGCCCGCGCGCCCGCGCGGCGCTGCTGGAGGACCTGGGCGCCTTGCAGATGCGCCTGGCCCGCGCCACCCTCTCCGGCGCAGCGCCGAAGCCGCCGGAGGCGGTCCTGCGCATGGTGCGGGAGGCGGCGGGTTCGGGCGAGCTGGCGGCCGTCTCGGTCGCGCTGCGCACCCTGTCCACCGCCACTCATGCCGGGGCAGCCCGTACCGGGACAACGGAGGCCGCTTGA
- the crcB gene encoding fluoride efflux transporter CrcB, whose product MPGYLWIALGGAIGSVARGWFSTAAARWWGAGFPWGTVAINVGGSFLIGLLAALTAPGGRYGGNADLRAFVMVGLCGGFTTFSSFSLQTLELLREGRVLAALGNVAGSVLLCLAATAAGYALAAPPVPPPGMVVMAGDSDLPSSRPPTKR is encoded by the coding sequence ATGCCCGGCTATCTCTGGATCGCCCTTGGCGGTGCCATCGGCAGCGTGGCGCGGGGCTGGTTCAGCACCGCCGCGGCGCGCTGGTGGGGGGCGGGGTTCCCCTGGGGCACGGTGGCCATCAACGTCGGCGGGTCGTTCCTGATCGGCCTCCTCGCGGCCCTCACCGCGCCGGGCGGGCGCTACGGGGGAAACGCCGACCTGCGCGCCTTCGTCATGGTGGGGCTCTGCGGCGGCTTCACCACCTTTTCCTCCTTCAGCCTGCAGACGCTGGAGCTGCTGAGGGAGGGGCGGGTCCTGGCGGCGCTGGGGAACGTCGCGGGCTCCGTGCTGCTCTGCCTGGCGGCGACGGCGGCGGGCTATGCGCTCGCGGCACCGCCCGTTCCCCCGCCGGGGATGGTGGTGATGGCGGGCGACTCGGACCTGCCCTCGTCCCGGCCGCCCACCAAGCGCTGA
- a CDS encoding malonic semialdehyde reductase, translating to MPDTHMPDTHMSAPGTPLDDAALDRLFRTARTANAWQDRPVTDETLRELYGLVALGPTSANQSPGRFVFVRSPEGKEKLLPTISAGNQDKTRTAPVTVIVAFDPQFYEHLPRLFPHADARSWFTGNAAFAERSAFMNSTMQAAYLILAARALGLDTGPMAGFDSKKVDELFLGESGWKSTMLINLGYGDHSKTFGRLPRLGFDEAASLA from the coding sequence ATGCCCGACACCCACATGCCCGACACCCACATGTCCGCCCCCGGCACCCCCCTGGACGACGCGGCGCTGGACCGCCTGTTCCGCACGGCGCGCACCGCCAATGCCTGGCAGGACCGGCCGGTGACGGACGAGACGCTGCGCGAGCTCTACGGCCTCGTCGCCCTCGGCCCCACCAGCGCCAACCAGTCCCCCGGCCGCTTCGTCTTCGTCCGTAGCCCGGAGGGGAAGGAGAAGCTTCTCCCCACCATCTCCGCGGGGAACCAGGATAAGACGCGGACCGCCCCGGTAACGGTGATCGTCGCCTTCGACCCGCAGTTCTACGAGCACCTGCCGCGCCTGTTCCCGCACGCCGACGCGCGGTCCTGGTTCACGGGGAACGCGGCCTTCGCCGAGCGCAGCGCCTTCATGAACTCCACCATGCAGGCCGCCTACCTCATCCTCGCCGCTCGCGCGCTGGGGCTGGATACCGGGCCGATGGCCGGGTTCGACTCCAAGAAGGTGGACGAGCTCTTCCTCGGCGAGAGCGGGTGGAAGTCCACCATGCTCATCAACCTCGGCTACGGCGACCACTCCAAGACCTTCGGCCGCCTGCCGCGCCTGGGCTTCGACGAGGCCGCCTCCCTGGCCTGA
- a CDS encoding DMT family transporter, with protein MAYILAAIAGVLNMLQSGSNATLNERLGAGSVVPALVVYLVGILGVLAAAPFIGRPADGLLRHAGTVPWWGWIGGLLGAFYVVVTLTQAKAMGAGPFTAVTLTAAIVTSLVLDHFGLLGFEVHPASALRLLGGALMVAGVVLVARF; from the coding sequence ATGGCCTACATCCTCGCGGCGATCGCGGGCGTCCTCAACATGCTGCAGTCCGGCAGCAACGCCACGCTGAACGAGAGGCTCGGGGCCGGCTCGGTCGTGCCCGCCCTCGTCGTCTACCTCGTCGGCATCCTCGGCGTCCTCGCCGCCGCCCCCTTCATCGGCAGGCCCGCGGACGGCCTGCTCCGCCACGCCGGCACCGTGCCCTGGTGGGGCTGGATCGGCGGGCTGCTCGGCGCCTTCTACGTCGTCGTCACCCTCACCCAGGCAAAGGCCATGGGCGCCGGCCCCTTCACGGCCGTGACGCTGACCGCGGCCATCGTCACCAGCCTCGTGCTGGACCATTTCGGCCTGCTGGGCTTCGAGGTGCACCCGGCCTCCGCCCTGCGCCTCCTCGGGGGGGCGCTGATGGTGGCGGGGGTGGTGCTCGTCGCCAGGTTCTGA
- a CDS encoding phosphoribosyl-ATP diphosphatase — protein MRRAESRHLAPLDPGEGVAEAAVLDRLWETVEERRLSGDTTTSHSARLLARGTAKVAQKLGEEAVETVIEAMAGNRRALIGESADLLYHLIVTWVDAGIRPEDVWAELVRREGISGIAEKAARQNLSSAGVVRAGETTKLP, from the coding sequence GTGCGCCGCGCCGAATCGCGCCACCTGGCGCCGCTGGACCCCGGCGAGGGTGTGGCCGAGGCGGCGGTGCTGGACCGGCTGTGGGAAACGGTGGAGGAACGCCGCCTCTCCGGCGACACCACCACCTCCCACTCCGCCCGTCTGCTGGCCCGCGGCACAGCGAAAGTGGCCCAGAAGCTCGGCGAGGAGGCGGTGGAGACCGTGATCGAGGCCATGGCCGGCAACCGCCGCGCCCTGATCGGCGAGAGCGCGGATCTGCTCTACCACCTCATCGTCACCTGGGTGGATGCCGGCATCCGGCCGGAGGACGTCTGGGCGGAACTGGTCCGGCGCGAGGGCATCAGCGGCATCGCCGAGAAGGCGGCGCGCCAGAATCTCTCCTCGGCCGGCGTCGTGAGGGCCGGGGAGACGACGAAGCTGCCCTGA